A genomic window from Gossypium hirsutum isolate 1008001.06 chromosome D10, Gossypium_hirsutum_v2.1, whole genome shotgun sequence includes:
- the LOC107935314 gene encoding uncharacterized protein, which produces METQVKYMWVVMFVVSMSIAGLNGVEATHDYYGPCGKHDIEKEAQKLSPCTYAAKYWRAPVSERCCAIIEKKLSNPGCLCAILQTRTAYDAGVRPEVAVTIPKRCNIAVRPVGHKCGGFPFV; this is translated from the exons ATGGAAACTCAAGTGAAGTACATGTGGGTTGTGATGTTTGTTGTGAGTATGAGCATTGCCGGGCTCAACGGAGTGGAAGCAACTCATGATTACTATGGTCCCTGTGGGAAACATGACATCGAGAAGGAAGCTCAGAAGCTGTCTCCATGTACATACGCTGCAAAATACTGGAGAGCTCCGGTTTCTGAGCGTTGCTGTGCTATAATAGAGAAAAAGCTCAGCAATCCAGGCTGCCTCTGCGCTATTCTGCAAACTCGTACCGCATACGATGCGGGGGTGAGGCCAGAAGTTGCAGTGACCATTCCAAAACGATGCAACATTGCAGTTCGTCCTGTTGGTCACAAGTGCGGAG GTTTCCCATTTGTTTAA